A stretch of Desulfitobacterium dichloroeliminans LMG P-21439 DNA encodes these proteins:
- a CDS encoding 4Fe-4S dicluster domain-containing protein: MTQISAKGFLFNVDRCIGCHSCVLACKNENKTASGVSWRRVSENGEGSGSYLSISCNHCSSPECFRVCPENAYVKRRDGIVLIDSNRCAGCQTCVAACPYDAPQFDPVANRTSKCNYCIDRQKQGLHPACVTACPTGALQMLDVSNSLGKKTVSTVEGFPDIRLTKPSIRFYPPKEKKRYWLKN, from the coding sequence ATGACCCAAATTAGTGCCAAAGGCTTTCTCTTTAACGTGGATCGTTGCATCGGTTGTCATTCCTGTGTACTGGCTTGTAAGAATGAAAACAAAACAGCCAGTGGAGTATCTTGGCGCCGAGTCAGCGAAAATGGAGAGGGGTCAGGATCGTATCTTTCCATTTCCTGCAATCACTGCTCCAGCCCCGAGTGTTTTCGTGTCTGCCCGGAGAATGCCTATGTTAAAAGAAGAGACGGCATCGTTCTGATCGACTCCAACCGCTGTGCAGGCTGTCAGACCTGCGTAGCAGCGTGTCCGTATGATGCTCCGCAATTTGACCCTGTAGCCAATCGAACCAGTAAATGCAATTACTGTATCGATCGGCAAAAACAAGGTCTACATCCCGCCTGTGTGACAGCATGCCCCACAGGTGCCTTGCAAATGTTAGATGTAAGTAATAGCCTAGGTAAAAAGACAGTTTCTACTGTTGAAGGTTTTCCGGACATTCGATTGACGAAGCCCTCCATTCGTTTTTATCCTCCCAAAGAAAAGAAAAGGTATTGGCTCAAGAACTAG
- a CDS encoding DMSO/selenate family reductase complex B subunit has translation MAQKGFYYDQTTCIGCKGCQVACKDKNDLEIGVLYRKVYDVETGKYPNPRRLHISMSCNHCDEPKCVANCPTGALEKRKEDGLVIHHYDKCIGCRLCTWSCPYGAPQYKEEVGKIGKCDMCADLLAKGENPACVDSCVMRCLDYGDIDELRQKYGQNADAPALPSSNATMPNIVIKVKEA, from the coding sequence TTGGCACAAAAAGGATTTTACTATGACCAAACCACCTGCATCGGATGCAAAGGCTGTCAAGTAGCCTGTAAAGATAAGAATGATCTAGAAATCGGTGTTCTCTACCGGAAGGTCTATGATGTAGAGACGGGCAAGTACCCGAACCCCCGTCGTCTCCATATCTCCATGAGCTGTAATCATTGTGATGAACCGAAGTGCGTCGCTAACTGCCCTACCGGTGCTCTTGAGAAACGTAAAGAGGATGGCCTCGTTATTCATCACTATGATAAGTGTATCGGCTGCCGCCTTTGCACCTGGTCCTGCCCTTACGGCGCTCCTCAATACAAGGAGGAGGTCGGCAAGATTGGTAAATGCGACATGTGTGCTGACCTATTGGCTAAAGGGGAAAACCCTGCCTGTGTGGATTCTTGTGTTATGAGATGCTTAGATTATGGTGATATTGACGAGCTCCGTCAGAAATATGGTCAGAATGCCGATGCCCCCGCGCTTCCTAGTTCCAATGCAACTATGCCAAATATCGTAATTAAGGTTAAGGAGGCGTAA
- a CDS encoding NADH peroxidase, translated as MKKFVCAVCGYIYEGNEAPDQCPQCKVGKEKFIEKTEGNLQWADEHRIGIAEGVDPEVIEGLRANFMGECTEVGMYLAMSRQADREGFPEVAEAYKRIAFEEAEHAAKFAELLGEVVVADTKKNLEMRVEAEYGATQGKKDLATLAKKLNLDAIHDTVHEMCKDEARHGKAFLGLLNRYFK; from the coding sequence ATGAAAAAGTTTGTATGTGCGGTTTGTGGTTATATTTATGAGGGAAATGAAGCTCCTGATCAATGTCCACAATGTAAAGTAGGTAAAGAAAAGTTCATTGAAAAAACCGAAGGAAATCTTCAATGGGCTGATGAGCATAGAATCGGTATCGCTGAAGGGGTTGATCCTGAAGTTATCGAAGGCCTAAGAGCAAACTTCATGGGTGAATGTACAGAAGTAGGTATGTACTTGGCTATGAGCCGTCAAGCTGACCGCGAAGGCTTCCCTGAAGTTGCAGAAGCTTACAAGCGCATTGCTTTCGAAGAAGCTGAGCATGCAGCGAAATTCGCTGAGCTCTTAGGTGAAGTCGTGGTAGCAGATACCAAGAAAAACCTCGAGATGAGAGTTGAAGCTGAATATGGTGCAACTCAAGGCAAGAAAGATCTCGCAACCTTGGCTAAGAAGCTTAACTTAGACGCTATCCATGATACCGTTCATGAGATGTGCAAAGATGAAGCACGCCACGGCAAGGCTTTCTTAGGACTTCTCAACCGTTACTTTAAATAA
- a CDS encoding DUF3343 domain-containing protein — protein MEYVITFKSTNLAIQSERHLLGEKLHVKVMPLPSQIRAGCGIALRIPSEELGAALQILSDKRVEEFDLYSRAEKDRGYVYSEIFDR, from the coding sequence ATGGAATATGTCATTACATTTAAGAGCACAAACCTGGCTATACAATCGGAGCGCCATCTGCTTGGTGAAAAGCTGCATGTGAAAGTCATGCCCCTTCCGTCGCAGATTAGGGCCGGCTGCGGTATCGCTCTTCGCATACCCTCGGAGGAACTCGGAGCGGCTCTGCAAATTCTATCGGATAAGAGAGTTGAAGAATTTGACCTTTATTCAAGAGCTGAGAAGGATAGAGGATATGTTTACAGTGAAATCTTCGACAGGTAG
- a CDS encoding double-cubane-cluster-containing anaerobic reductase produces the protein MSEIQLPSQFDSFGDARKQGFIAVKNLKEQGKKVAGVFCTYAPLELILAAGAVPIGLCAFSDETIPEAEKVLPRNLCPLVKSSYGFAITDKCPYMYFSDLMIGETTCDGKKKMYELLEEIKNLHVMQLPQTQNDEASKELWYKEVLRLKERIEQDFGVTITDENIKKAIKIKNEERKVLKEFYELSKACPPPITGAEQLKVLYGSQFKFDQEAKIQEIRDIIDKIKADQANGVENVSGSAKRILITGCPLAGVTEKIVKAIEESGGVVVAYENCIGIKPIERLVDETIDPYRAIADRYLQIGCSVMTPNNNRLELLSRLVKEFKVDGVVEMTLQACHTYNLETTIIRKHLKKEDMPFISMETDYSTSDVAQLKTRLAAFIEMLS, from the coding sequence ATGAGTGAGATTCAGCTACCAAGCCAATTTGATAGCTTTGGGGATGCGCGGAAGCAGGGCTTTATTGCGGTCAAGAATTTAAAAGAGCAGGGCAAAAAAGTGGCAGGAGTATTCTGCACCTATGCCCCGTTGGAGCTCATTCTAGCTGCGGGAGCTGTGCCCATCGGACTTTGTGCCTTTAGTGACGAAACTATACCTGAAGCAGAAAAAGTACTGCCTCGGAATCTTTGTCCCTTAGTCAAATCCAGTTATGGCTTTGCCATCACCGATAAATGTCCTTACATGTATTTTTCCGATCTGATGATTGGTGAAACCACTTGTGATGGCAAGAAGAAAATGTACGAGCTTTTAGAGGAAATCAAAAACCTCCATGTTATGCAGCTTCCTCAGACTCAAAATGATGAAGCTTCCAAAGAACTATGGTATAAGGAAGTTCTGCGCCTCAAGGAAAGAATCGAGCAGGATTTCGGAGTGACCATCACCGATGAGAATATCAAAAAGGCAATTAAGATAAAAAATGAGGAACGTAAAGTTTTAAAAGAATTCTATGAGCTCAGCAAAGCTTGCCCACCTCCGATTACGGGTGCGGAGCAGCTTAAAGTCCTCTACGGCTCTCAGTTTAAATTTGACCAGGAGGCCAAGATCCAGGAGATCAGAGACATCATTGATAAAATAAAGGCGGATCAGGCCAATGGAGTCGAGAATGTCTCTGGGTCCGCCAAGAGAATCTTGATTACTGGCTGTCCTCTGGCTGGAGTCACCGAGAAGATCGTCAAAGCTATCGAGGAATCTGGTGGCGTGGTCGTGGCTTATGAAAACTGTATCGGAATCAAGCCTATCGAGCGTCTGGTGGACGAAACTATCGATCCATACCGAGCTATTGCCGACCGGTATCTGCAGATCGGCTGCTCTGTTATGACCCCGAATAATAACCGCCTGGAGCTGCTGTCCCGTCTTGTCAAGGAATTCAAGGTGGATGGGGTTGTGGAAATGACTCTCCAAGCCTGCCATACCTACAATCTGGAGACAACCATAATTAGAAAGCACCTGAAGAAGGAAGATATGCCCTTTATCAGCATGGAGACCGATTACTCTACTTCAGACGTTGCTCAGCTCAAAACCAGGCTAGCTGCGTTTATCGAAATGCTTTCATGA
- a CDS encoding dimethyl sulfoxide reductase anchor subunit family protein: protein MHIFAEEWPLMTFTLLCQLAIGMFIVLMLVKASVGSRDSQVSKAINGGFTIVGPLTVLALLFSVFHLGDPLGAPRSIFNLGSSWLSREILTAGGFLVLWFAFWWLSRKGKESNALGWIAVLAGLAAVFSMASIYSSSIRPAWDDANTYIAFFGATLAMGVLGATGVIVYGFKGSSGDLLKSLKNMSYLAAAAIVLPLAYLPVFISGLKGGGSTAEASAQILTGSMGVLAGRGILSVVGAVLLVVALNKGSQGKPLAAGTVYLALALVIAGELLGRYLFYAMGVSPMIGT from the coding sequence ATGCACATCTTTGCTGAAGAATGGCCCTTAATGACCTTTACCTTACTCTGTCAGCTAGCTATCGGTATGTTTATCGTCCTTATGCTGGTTAAAGCCAGCGTGGGCAGCCGCGATTCCCAGGTCTCTAAAGCCATCAACGGTGGATTTACTATAGTAGGTCCCCTCACAGTACTCGCGCTACTCTTCTCCGTGTTCCACTTAGGGGACCCCCTAGGAGCTCCACGCTCCATCTTCAACCTCGGATCCTCCTGGCTGAGCCGGGAGATCCTGACGGCCGGTGGATTCCTCGTGCTCTGGTTCGCCTTTTGGTGGTTATCTCGCAAGGGTAAGGAAAGCAATGCTCTAGGATGGATTGCTGTCCTTGCTGGTTTAGCGGCAGTGTTCAGCATGGCAAGTATATACAGTTCCTCCATTCGCCCTGCTTGGGATGATGCGAACACCTATATTGCCTTCTTTGGTGCTACCTTAGCCATGGGTGTGTTAGGTGCGACTGGTGTTATCGTTTACGGATTTAAAGGATCCTCAGGGGATCTCTTAAAAAGCTTAAAGAACATGTCATACCTCGCTGCAGCTGCAATAGTTTTACCACTAGCTTATCTTCCCGTCTTTATCTCTGGTTTAAAGGGAGGGGGAAGTACAGCAGAAGCTTCTGCTCAAATCTTAACCGGAAGCATGGGTGTGCTTGCAGGTCGAGGAATCCTTTCTGTAGTGGGCGCAGTGTTATTGGTAGTAGCCCTCAATAAAGGATCTCAAGGTAAACCTCTTGCTGCGGGTACTGTTTATCTAGCGTTAGCCTTAGTGATCGCTGGAGAACTCCTCGGACGCTATCTCTTCTATGCTATGGGTGTATCTCCGATGATTGGAACCTAA
- a CDS encoding aminotransferase class V-fold PLP-dependent enzyme, which yields MIYFDNSATTLIKPPEVSEAVAYAINHFGNASRSFYEAAMMASREIYNTRAEIAELVCSDNPLNVAFTSSSTESLNLVIGGLVKPDDVVLTTVTEHNSVLRPLYLKGCQLDFIDCDDHGVLLLNELESLIKPETRYLVCTHGSNVTGNITDVKRLYTLCKENNIIMILDVSQTLGLIPVTADMADVLCFTGHKGLFGPQGTGGVIVNDSLPFDIVKTGGAGVHSFEMFQQNVMPDIFEAGTLNGHGIYGLQKGVQFINYTGIEEIHRRERQLTQLFLDGLKQIQDVRLYGEFSSSYRLPVVALNIGEMPASDLSGLLWEKYGIATRAGSHCAPLLHKRFRTVETGIVRFSFSYFNTEEEIEEGIAALQNIARACGN from the coding sequence TTGATTTATTTTGACAACAGCGCGACTACCCTTATAAAGCCGCCAGAGGTTAGTGAAGCAGTAGCATACGCCATCAATCATTTTGGCAATGCTAGCCGTTCGTTTTATGAAGCCGCTATGATGGCAAGTCGGGAAATATATAATACCAGAGCAGAAATAGCAGAGTTAGTCTGCTCGGATAATCCTCTGAATGTAGCCTTTACGTCTTCCTCCACCGAGAGTCTTAATTTAGTGATTGGCGGCCTCGTGAAACCTGATGATGTCGTTCTGACCACCGTGACGGAGCACAATTCGGTGTTAAGGCCTCTATACCTCAAAGGGTGCCAGTTGGACTTTATCGACTGCGATGATCATGGCGTTTTGTTACTTAATGAGTTAGAGAGTCTGATCAAACCTGAAACACGGTACTTAGTTTGTACTCATGGGTCAAATGTCACTGGCAATATTACGGATGTCAAAAGGCTGTATACCCTATGTAAAGAGAATAACATAATCATGATTTTGGATGTTTCCCAGACCTTGGGGTTAATTCCGGTCACAGCGGACATGGCCGATGTTTTATGCTTTACGGGTCACAAAGGGCTATTTGGGCCCCAGGGTACGGGAGGCGTCATTGTCAACGACAGTCTGCCTTTTGATATTGTCAAAACAGGCGGAGCGGGTGTTCACAGCTTCGAGATGTTCCAACAAAATGTCATGCCCGACATTTTTGAGGCCGGTACACTCAATGGCCATGGAATTTACGGGCTGCAGAAAGGTGTTCAGTTTATAAATTATACGGGTATAGAAGAAATCCACAGAAGAGAAAGGCAATTGACTCAGTTATTTCTGGATGGACTAAAGCAAATACAAGACGTAAGACTTTATGGGGAATTTTCCAGTTCTTACAGGCTGCCGGTCGTAGCTTTAAATATTGGAGAGATGCCGGCTTCGGATCTGTCAGGGCTTCTTTGGGAGAAATACGGTATTGCAACACGGGCCGGAAGCCATTGCGCTCCCCTTCTTCACAAAAGGTTCAGAACGGTCGAAACAGGAATCGTCAGGTTCTCATTCTCTTATTTTAATACCGAGGAGGAAATTGAAGAAGGGATAGCAGCGCTTCAAAACATAGCGAGAGCTTGCGGCAATTAA
- a CDS encoding molybdopterin-dependent oxidoreductase: MANLIEKAKNYTMNRRKFLGLTATVTAGAAVTLTGCGLTSVDSTTASAHLAGKEGEWVPVACWHNCGGRCSNKAYVVEGVVVRQKTDDTHQDTPDYPQQRGCNRGRSQRMQVFGADRLKYPMKRKNWEPGGGKKELRGKDEWVRISWDEAYEIVASEINRIKDQYGNRSIFASNAGDFGRVLNLAGGYIGSWGTSSWGSWRWGPEKFGMAEGFFEQSINDRMDLRNSQLVVIVGGNSSWSAAGNPTYHYLQAKKAGAEFVFLDPIYSDTVELLDADWLPIMPTTDHALFLGMAHTLLVEDNPTTNPLIDWDFLNKYTVGFDTDHMPEGADPKENFKDYVLGTYDNIPKTAEWAAELCGISADKIRELALRIAKTERVALLTAWGPARTHNSDSWPHMFMTFGAMTGNIGKSGAMTGVSCHYSTANGGTWLVTAGGNGLPPVPNPIKETINDNEMWLAILDGKYVAGKNDVRDVNIQMIYHGPEAHLQTRSGQTKGIEAHRHVEFVLSTSHFLTTNSKFADVVLPVTTEWEKIGGFGGFSNRETLIFWRQMTDPLYEAKSDIRIAYELAEKMGLDANKILPIDEKQMFYNQVSGAKVVAADGKTMEPLVTLTEADIQEIGAKGTPQQGRISYQELKTKGMYQVERKPGDNLGFIAYESFVKDPVANPLKTASGKLEIHCQALVDFVNGKGFTEIRPIPTYNPAQEGYEATFKDFKNKTKGDFPLQVINPHYLRRSHSIFDNVTWLREAWPNPVFLAAKDAEERGIKEGDTVLISSKHGKTLRPAHVVEWIAPGVVGLPHGAWVEIDEKTQVDKAGSDNILTGPIPTGQGIGAWNSTICQVEKWDGEPLTEDVKWPQRIVL; this comes from the coding sequence GTGGCTAATCTCATTGAAAAAGCAAAAAATTACACCATGAACAGAAGAAAGTTTTTGGGATTGACAGCAACTGTGACAGCTGGAGCAGCAGTTACTTTGACTGGGTGCGGACTGACGTCTGTAGATTCCACCACAGCTTCGGCTCATTTGGCTGGAAAAGAAGGGGAATGGGTACCTGTCGCCTGCTGGCATAACTGTGGAGGTCGTTGCTCAAACAAGGCCTATGTGGTAGAGGGCGTCGTGGTTCGTCAAAAGACAGATGATACTCACCAGGATACACCGGATTATCCTCAGCAAAGAGGATGTAACCGTGGCCGTTCCCAGCGTATGCAAGTCTTTGGTGCTGATCGCCTTAAATATCCCATGAAGCGGAAGAATTGGGAGCCAGGCGGCGGCAAAAAGGAACTGCGTGGTAAAGATGAGTGGGTTCGTATTTCTTGGGATGAGGCCTATGAAATCGTCGCCAGTGAAATTAACCGCATTAAGGATCAATATGGAAACCGCAGTATCTTTGCCTCTAATGCAGGGGACTTCGGTCGAGTGCTCAACTTAGCGGGTGGTTATATCGGTTCTTGGGGAACCAGTTCTTGGGGTTCCTGGCGTTGGGGTCCTGAAAAGTTCGGTATGGCCGAAGGCTTCTTTGAGCAAAGCATCAATGACCGAATGGATCTGCGTAATTCACAGCTGGTCGTGATCGTCGGAGGTAACTCTTCCTGGAGTGCTGCTGGTAATCCAACCTACCATTATCTCCAAGCGAAAAAGGCGGGAGCGGAATTCGTTTTCCTCGATCCCATTTATTCCGATACAGTGGAATTACTGGATGCCGACTGGCTTCCCATTATGCCCACTACAGACCACGCCCTGTTCTTAGGAATGGCCCATACTCTCCTCGTAGAAGATAATCCTACCACGAATCCTCTGATTGACTGGGATTTCTTGAATAAATATACTGTTGGCTTTGACACTGATCATATGCCTGAAGGTGCCGACCCTAAGGAGAACTTCAAGGATTATGTTCTCGGTACCTATGACAATATTCCTAAAACAGCCGAATGGGCGGCAGAACTTTGTGGTATATCAGCTGATAAGATTCGTGAATTGGCTCTAAGGATTGCTAAGACTGAGCGTGTGGCCCTATTAACTGCTTGGGGTCCTGCTCGTACTCATAACTCCGACTCTTGGCCGCACATGTTTATGACCTTTGGAGCTATGACAGGTAACATCGGTAAATCCGGAGCGATGACCGGAGTAAGCTGCCACTATTCTACCGCTAATGGTGGAACTTGGCTGGTTACAGCTGGAGGCAATGGATTACCCCCTGTTCCCAACCCCATTAAAGAAACCATCAACGATAATGAAATGTGGCTGGCTATCCTCGATGGTAAGTATGTCGCTGGAAAAAATGATGTCCGTGATGTCAATATCCAAATGATATACCATGGTCCAGAAGCCCATCTCCAAACTCGTTCTGGACAAACCAAAGGAATCGAAGCCCATCGTCATGTGGAGTTTGTTCTTTCCACCAGTCATTTCTTAACCACGAATAGTAAGTTCGCTGACGTGGTGCTCCCTGTAACTACAGAATGGGAAAAGATCGGTGGATTCGGAGGCTTCTCTAATCGAGAGACCTTGATTTTCTGGCGTCAAATGACAGACCCCCTGTATGAAGCTAAGAGTGATATTCGTATCGCCTATGAATTAGCTGAAAAGATGGGATTGGATGCTAACAAGATTCTACCCATCGACGAAAAGCAAATGTTCTATAACCAAGTATCGGGAGCAAAGGTCGTCGCTGCTGATGGCAAGACCATGGAGCCTTTAGTCACCTTGACTGAGGCAGATATTCAGGAAATCGGCGCGAAGGGAACTCCTCAACAAGGTCGAATATCTTACCAAGAACTGAAGACCAAGGGAATGTACCAAGTTGAGCGTAAACCAGGGGATAACCTAGGATTTATCGCCTATGAGAGCTTTGTTAAGGATCCTGTAGCGAATCCGCTAAAAACAGCCAGCGGCAAGTTAGAGATCCACTGCCAAGCGTTAGTAGACTTCGTTAACGGTAAAGGATTCACTGAAATCCGCCCCATTCCCACCTATAATCCGGCTCAAGAAGGCTATGAAGCAACCTTTAAGGATTTCAAAAATAAAACTAAAGGTGATTTCCCACTCCAAGTCATCAATCCTCACTATTTGAGACGCTCTCACAGTATTTTCGATAACGTTACCTGGCTGAGAGAAGCCTGGCCAAATCCAGTATTCTTGGCTGCTAAGGATGCAGAAGAGAGAGGCATCAAAGAAGGAGATACTGTGCTGATTTCCAGCAAGCATGGAAAGACCCTGCGTCCTGCCCATGTGGTTGAATGGATTGCCCCAGGGGTTGTTGGTTTGCCTCATGGAGCATGGGTGGAGATCGATGAGAAGACCCAAGTGGATAAAGCAGGCTCTGACAATATTCTGACCGGTCCTATTCCTACTGGACAAGGGATTGGTGCTTGGAACTCCACCATCTGCCAAGTGGAAAAATGGGATGGAGAGCCCTTAACAGAAGACGTCAAATGGCCACAACGGATCGTTTTATAG
- a CDS encoding selenium metabolism-associated LysR family transcriptional regulator: MDFRQIEVFIQVYRLRNFSRAGEALYLSQPTISNHISCLEDELGIKLFDRSSRQIIPTETAEIFYSYALKMLEIRESAIFSINKNKEIGGRLEIATSSIPSQYLLPSPMKSFQKKYPGVSFIIHKSDTQEVTNALLEMKYQIGIVGARLDENNLVYQKLTGDKLVLIAQNVDGETTKEQIISLESLMGMKFIVREQGSGTRTTFETALKEKGINPDHLPKVAEMNTMESIKQAVREGMGVSVMSSLSVKDYLKFGWVKAYAVEGLKMKRNFYLATHKNRTLSPCAAAFQRHIIQFYQNKETVLLGNKKTDQSI; the protein is encoded by the coding sequence ATGGATTTTCGGCAAATCGAGGTTTTCATTCAAGTTTACCGCTTGCGGAATTTCTCCCGAGCGGGAGAGGCGTTATATCTATCTCAACCTACAATCAGCAACCATATCAGCTGCTTGGAAGATGAGCTGGGAATCAAATTATTTGATCGTTCCAGTCGTCAGATCATCCCTACAGAAACAGCAGAAATTTTCTACAGCTACGCGCTCAAAATGCTGGAGATCAGAGAAAGTGCAATTTTTTCAATAAATAAAAATAAAGAAATCGGAGGAAGGCTGGAAATAGCTACTTCTTCTATCCCAAGCCAATATCTACTACCTAGCCCTATGAAAAGTTTTCAAAAAAAATATCCAGGTGTTAGCTTTATTATCCACAAAAGTGATACCCAGGAAGTCACCAATGCACTTCTGGAAATGAAATATCAAATCGGCATTGTTGGAGCACGCTTAGATGAGAATAATCTAGTTTATCAAAAATTGACCGGAGATAAACTGGTCTTAATAGCTCAAAATGTTGACGGAGAGACTACGAAAGAACAAATAATATCACTTGAAAGCCTGATGGGTATGAAATTTATTGTTCGGGAGCAAGGTTCAGGGACAAGGACGACATTTGAGACGGCACTGAAAGAAAAAGGTATCAACCCCGATCACCTCCCAAAAGTAGCTGAGATGAACACTATGGAGTCCATTAAACAGGCTGTTCGAGAGGGAATGGGTGTGTCTGTCATGTCTTCCCTGAGTGTAAAGGATTATTTAAAATTCGGATGGGTAAAGGCATACGCCGTAGAGGGATTAAAAATGAAAAGAAATTTTTATTTGGCCACGCACAAAAATAGAACCTTGTCACCTTGTGCGGCAGCGTTTCAAAGGCATATTATCCAATTCTATCAGAATAAAGAAACCGTTTTACTCGGCAACAAAAAGACTGACCAATCAATATGA
- a CDS encoding TorD/DmsD family molecular chaperone, with protein sequence MIKENSITQIEPLLDTRIFLYDFLRRAFLQEPNPEFLSFLKEGGHFESFPFQEDHEEIAQGVNQLLAFMQEKDLTSSEVLDSLHGDYTRMFIGPDRLPAPLWESAYLHKERLLFQEQTLQVRRDYLKYHLLPKHFMQEADDHLGLELDFMYQLTVRSKGVMAEEKLDELEEIFSDQKDFLENHLLKWVPELTLRINESAKFSFYPGIAKILKGYLALDLEALGELLDITRCVK encoded by the coding sequence ATGATTAAAGAAAACTCAATAACACAGATTGAACCTTTACTCGATACGCGAATCTTCCTCTATGATTTTCTAAGAAGGGCTTTTCTCCAAGAACCGAACCCTGAATTTCTTTCTTTTCTCAAGGAGGGTGGTCATTTTGAGAGCTTTCCATTCCAAGAGGATCATGAAGAGATTGCTCAGGGAGTGAACCAACTTCTAGCCTTTATGCAAGAGAAGGACTTAACAAGTTCAGAGGTTCTTGATTCCTTACACGGGGACTATACCCGTATGTTTATCGGTCCAGATCGATTGCCGGCTCCCTTATGGGAATCTGCCTATCTGCACAAGGAGCGGCTGCTTTTTCAAGAGCAAACCCTCCAGGTCAGACGAGACTATCTGAAGTATCATCTTCTACCCAAGCATTTTATGCAGGAAGCAGACGACCATCTTGGCTTGGAACTGGATTTTATGTATCAGCTGACGGTACGCTCAAAGGGTGTTATGGCTGAGGAAAAGCTGGATGAGTTAGAAGAGATTTTTTCAGATCAAAAGGACTTTTTAGAAAACCATCTATTGAAGTGGGTTCCAGAGTTGACCTTAAGAATAAATGAAAGTGCCAAGTTCAGTTTTTATCCTGGAATCGCCAAGATTCTAAAAGGATATCTCGCCTTGGATCTAGAGGCTCTGGGGGAGCTTTTGGATATAACTCGATGTGTTAAATAA
- a CDS encoding acyl-CoA dehydratase activase, translated as MKRFFIGIDSGSTTCKSVLMSEGRIIDALVIRTGWNPQASAEESMGILKGRNDLDSAELSIAATGYGREAIDFADHTITEITCHALGGVHLMPDIQGIIDIGGQDSKVIQIHKGKPINFLMNDKCAAGTGRFLKMACDILEVPMDKIDDFTDRNEAVSINSMCTVFAESEIIGLLAMQKDRAQIMAGVLQSIARKIQQQAGRIEFAADKSILMTGGLSRSGLIIETIAQFIGYEVKSCDYALYAGAIGACVFAAKKENGCGG; from the coding sequence ATGAAAAGATTCTTTATCGGTATAGATTCAGGTTCAACAACCTGTAAATCCGTGCTGATGTCCGAGGGCAGGATTATTGATGCTCTGGTCATAAGAACCGGGTGGAATCCCCAGGCTTCTGCAGAGGAAAGCATGGGGATTTTGAAGGGAAGAAATGACCTAGACAGCGCAGAACTCAGTATTGCAGCCACGGGATACGGTCGGGAAGCCATTGATTTTGCGGATCATACGATAACGGAGATTACCTGTCATGCTTTAGGCGGAGTGCATCTGATGCCCGATATTCAAGGAATTATTGATATTGGCGGGCAGGATAGTAAGGTGATCCAGATTCATAAGGGTAAGCCCATTAACTTCCTGATGAACGATAAATGCGCCGCTGGAACAGGACGTTTTTTGAAAATGGCTTGCGATATCCTCGAGGTCCCTATGGATAAAATCGATGATTTTACAGATCGAAACGAGGCAGTTTCTATCAATAGTATGTGCACGGTTTTTGCTGAATCAGAGATCATTGGGCTATTAGCCATGCAAAAGGACCGGGCTCAAATCATGGCCGGGGTTCTGCAGTCCATTGCGCGGAAAATACAGCAACAGGCAGGAAGAATCGAATTTGCAGCAGACAAATCTATCTTGATGACCGGTGGACTGTCTAGATCAGGGTTGATTATCGAGACTATAGCCCAATTTATCGGCTATGAGGTTAAATCCTGTGACTATGCCTTATATGCTGGTGCCATTGGAGCCTGTGTCTTTGCCGCTAAAAAAGAAAATGGATGCGGAGGGTGA